The Desulfoscipio gibsoniae DSM 7213 genome contains a region encoding:
- a CDS encoding 1-deoxy-D-xylulose-5-phosphate reductoisomerase encodes MKQLAILGSTGSIGRQALQVLDDFPDDIQLMALAAGNNKQLLLEQVKKYKPLLVSLQKEDDALWLRQQLDGRQKIEIHYGLEGLLAVAAFSGADTVLTAISGAVGLLPTVEAIKAGKNIALANKETLVAAGELVMRMAGEYGVTILPVDSEHSAIWQCINGEDRHNVARILLTASGGPFRNYKPDQMAGITPSRALNHPNWQMGAKITVDSATLMNKGLEVIEARWLFDVAYDNIKVVIHPQSIIHSMVEYIDGSVLAQMGVPDMRLPIQYALFYPRRLAGGAPRLQWPIGNLTFEEPDIARFPSLELAFQAGRVGKTMPAVLNAANEVAVHAFLAGKVEFTAIPKLVAKVMEGHSPVTFASLEDILEADRWARRRVEEIIIQ; translated from the coding sequence ATGAAGCAACTAGCAATTTTAGGTAGTACCGGATCCATTGGCCGCCAGGCTTTACAGGTCTTGGATGATTTCCCTGATGATATTCAGCTGATGGCACTTGCCGCCGGAAATAATAAGCAATTGCTATTGGAACAGGTTAAAAAATACAAGCCACTTTTAGTTTCTCTTCAAAAGGAAGATGATGCGCTATGGCTGCGGCAACAGCTGGACGGGCGGCAGAAAATAGAAATACATTATGGCCTTGAGGGCCTACTTGCGGTGGCTGCTTTTTCCGGCGCTGATACTGTTTTAACCGCTATATCTGGTGCGGTGGGTCTTTTACCCACCGTGGAGGCTATCAAGGCTGGTAAAAACATTGCCTTGGCCAATAAGGAAACACTGGTGGCGGCCGGTGAATTAGTCATGCGTATGGCTGGGGAATATGGCGTTACCATTTTGCCGGTGGACAGCGAGCATTCGGCCATTTGGCAGTGCATAAACGGTGAAGATAGACATAATGTGGCCAGGATCTTGCTTACTGCCTCCGGGGGACCATTTCGCAATTATAAACCCGATCAAATGGCCGGTATAACTCCCTCCAGAGCCCTTAATCATCCCAACTGGCAGATGGGCGCTAAAATAACAGTGGACTCGGCTACATTAATGAATAAAGGCCTTGAGGTTATCGAGGCCAGGTGGTTGTTTGACGTTGCTTATGATAATATAAAAGTGGTGATACACCCACAGAGCATTATCCACTCCATGGTGGAATATATAGATGGCTCTGTGCTGGCCCAAATGGGCGTTCCAGATATGCGTCTACCCATTCAGTACGCTCTTTTTTATCCCCGTCGGTTGGCGGGAGGTGCACCAAGGTTACAGTGGCCCATTGGTAACTTGACCTTTGAAGAACCGGATATTGCACGGTTTCCATCACTGGAACTTGCTTTTCAGGCGGGGCGGGTGGGAAAAACTATGCCAGCGGTGTTAAATGCCGCTAACGAAGTGGCTGTACACGCTTTTTTGGCTGGAAAAGTTGAATTTACAGCTATTCCTAAGTTAGTGGCAAAAGTTATGGAAGGGCATAGCCCGGTTACATTCGCTTCCTTGGAAGATATACTGGAGGCGGATCGCTGGGCACGCCGTCGGGTGGAAGAAATAATTATCCAATAA